One segment of Papaver somniferum cultivar HN1 unplaced genomic scaffold, ASM357369v1 unplaced-scaffold_81, whole genome shotgun sequence DNA contains the following:
- the LOC113345365 gene encoding peroxidase 39-like: MKTNTSFLLFATVLVVVLIGTLTFEVCDGAPHGKALKLKFYDKTCPKAQQIIKTVVEDNAGFDPFLGALLLRMHYHDCFVRGCDGSILLDPTSKTQQVELQAEPNLSLLGFDVIDDIKTQVEAACPQTVSCADIVALVARDAISAPFGRQMWKVPLGRRDGRVSRASEAIANLPSASSNFSALLQLFVHKGLNIIDLVALSGAHTVGIAHCDVISRRLFNFTGKGDTDPSIDPTYAKSVKAHCSANSKNIVEMDPRSSFSFDTHYYKNLIQKRGLFESDASLVGNPFSAKLVNQFQNADAFFAQFAKSMKKMGAMDVLAGNQGEIRKTCHLRN, encoded by the exons ATGAAGACAAacacttcttttcttttgtttgctaCAGTGTTAGTTGTTGTTCTAATTGGCACCTTGACTTTTGAGGTTTGTGATGGAGCTCCGCATGGGAAAGCATTGAAGCTGAAGTTTTATGACAAAACTTGTCCCAAAGCTCAACAAATCATAAAGACTGTTGTCGAAGACAATGCTGGATTTGACCCTTTCTTAGGTGCATTACTACTTAGAATGCATTACCATGACTGCTTTGTACGG GGATGTGATGGATCAATATTGCTTGATCCAACAAGTAAAACTCAGCAAGTGGAGTTACAAGCTGAACCTAATTTATCTTTACTTGGATTCGATGTTATCGACGATATCAAAACTCAAGTTGAGGCGGCCTGTCCGCAGACTGTTTCTTGTGCAGATATCGTTGCATTAGTTGCCCGTGATGCTATCTCAGCCCCG TTCGGAAGACAGATGTGGAAGGTACCATTAGGGAGAAGAGATGGAAGGGTTTCGCGTGCATCTGAAGCGATAGCCAATTTACCTTCTGCTTCATCAAACTTCAGTGCCCTTCTACAGCTCTTTGTTCATAAAGGTCTCAATATTATTGATCTCGTTGCTTTGTCAG GTGCACATACGGTTGGAATTGCACATTGCGACGTAATATCAAGAAGGCTCTTCAACTTTACAGGGAAAGGTGATACAGATCCATCTATCGACCCGACTTATGCAAAATCCGTGAAAGCACATTGTTCTGCCAACAGCAAAAATATAGTAGAGATGGATCCTAGAAGCTCGTTTTCTTTCGACACCCATTACTATAAGAATCTTATTCAAAAGAGGGGTTTATTTGAGTCTGATGCATCACTTGTTGGAAACCCTTTTTCAGCTAAGCTAGTGAACCAGTTTCAAAATGCTGATGCATTTTTCGCACAGTTTGCTAAATCAATGAAGAAGATGGGAGCTATGGATGTACTCGCTGGAAACCAAGGAGAGATTAGGAAGACTTGTCACCTACGTAATTAA